In a genomic window of Rhododendron vialii isolate Sample 1 chromosome 12a, ASM3025357v1:
- the LOC131310106 gene encoding DNA polymerase lambda isoform X3 — protein MAPKRTKKQSPPSDPDGMFAGMAVFLAETGVQPRRLQIWKQKLEQMGASIEDRLSKKSILLYKWLEDSLSIGEKVSEAPFVLALKSGAAAASSKKSLEESGSKGADGHDSSDVETSQHKRIRTSPEYHKTVSSEDTASAVNNDAYIGSDDLSAPLVPVNSSPTTPDSLNKTVGTSDSSLPYSPPDQNQNITEIFGKLMNIYRALGDDRRSFSYSKAIAVIEKLPFRIESVDQVKHLPAIGKSMQDHIQEMVNTGKLSKLEHFETDEKVRTISLFGEVWGIGPATALKLYEKGHRTLEDLKNEKSLTNSQRLGLKYFDDIKTRIPRHEVQEMEHLLQNAAEEILPGVMVVCGGSYRRGKASCGDLDIVITHPDGKSHIGFLRKYVKHLKDIKFLREDLIFSIHSEEGTDAGVDTYFGLYTYPGRELRHRIDFKVYPRDIYAFGLIAWTGNDVLNRRLRLLADSKGYRLDDTGLFPATQSSSSKRGTKASGSLHFKTEKEVFDFLGFTWLEPHERNL, from the exons ATGGCGCCAAAGCGAACGAAGAAGCAATCACCGCCGTCTGACCCTGACGGAATGTTCGCCGGGATGGCAGTCTTTCTGGCCGAAACCGGTGTCCAGCCTCGTCGATTACAA ATATGGAAGCAGAAATTGGAGCAAATGGGGGCTAGCATTGAAGACCGGCTGTCGAAGAAG AGTATTCTACTTTACAAGTGGCTGGAGGACAGTTTGAGTATAGGGGAAAAAGTATCTGAAGCTCCATTTGTCCTAGCACTGAAGTCAGGAGCAGCAGCAGCTTCATCAAAAAAATCTTTGGAGGAAAGTGGTTCTAAAGGTGCTGATGGACATGATTCCAGTGATGTTGAAACGTCCCAACATAAAAGGATCAGAACCTCTCCAGAATACCACAAAACTGTATCTTCAGAAGATACAGCCAGTGCTGTTAATAATGATGCATACATTGGTTCTGATGATTTGTCCGCCCCTCTGGTCCCTGTTAACAGCAGTCCTACTACCCCTGATTCTCTAAATAAaact GTTGGAACTTCAGACTCATCATTGCCATATAGCCCAcctgatcaaaaccaaaatattACCGAGATATTTGGGAAACTTATGAACATATATAGAG CACTTGGTGATGATCGGAGGTCTTTCAGCTATTCTAAGGCCATTGCAGTAATTGAGAAGTTGCCCTTCAGAATTGAAAGTGTGGATCAGGTTAAGCACCTACCTGCAATTGGAAAGTCAATGCAGGATCAT ATTCAGGAGATGGTGAATACAGGGAAGCTTTCTAAGTTGGAGCACTTTGAAACAGATGAAAAG GTGCGGACAATAAGCCTATTTGGGGAAGTATGGGGCATTGGTCCAGCCACTGCTCTGAAACTTTACGAGAAAGGACATCGAACTCTGGAAGATCTGAAGAATGAGAAGTCATTAACAAATTCACAGAGGTTAGGGTTGAAATATTTTGATGATATCAAAACAAGGATTCCACGTCATGAG GTACAAGAGATGGAACATCTTTTACAGAATGCTGCAGAAGAAATTTTGCCTGGG GTGATGGTGGTATGTGGAGGATCATACAGGCGTGGAAAAGCCTCTTGTGGGGATCTGGACATTGTCATTACTCATCCTGATGGGAAAAG TCATATAGGCTTTCTTCGAAAATATGTAAAGCATCTGAAGGATATAAAGTTCTTAAGGGAAGATTTGATCTTTAGTATTCACAGTGAAGAG GGTACTGATGCGGGAGTTGATACATATTTTGGTCTTTACACATATCCTGGTCGAGAGCTGCGACATCGTATAGATTTCAAG GTTTATCCAAGGGACATATATGCTTTTGGACTAATAGCTTGGACAGGGAATGATGTGTTAAACAGGAG ACTGAGATTACTTGCGGACTCGAAGGGATACCGACTTGATGATACGGGGCTGTTTCCAGCTACTCAAAGTTCTAGCAGTAAACGG GGGACAAAAGCCAGCGGAAGTTTGCATTTTAAGACGGAAAAAGAAGTGTTTGATTTCCTGGGATTTACTTGGCTTGAACCACATGAGAGGAATCTGTGA
- the LOC131310106 gene encoding DNA polymerase lambda isoform X5, with protein sequence MAPKRTKKQSPPSDPDGMFAGMAVFLAETGVQPRRLQIWKQKLEQMGASIEDRLSKKVTHVFAMNSDSLLKQIGRERLSRFKGVGTSDSSLPYSPPDQNQNITEIFGKLMNIYRALGDDRRSFSYSKAIAVIEKLPFRIESVDQVKHLPAIGKSMQDHIQEMVNTGKLSKLEHFETDEKVRTISLFGEVWGIGPATALKLYEKGHRTLEDLKNEKSLTNSQRLGLKYFDDIKTRIPRHEVQEMEHLLQNAAEEILPGVMVVCGGSYRRGKASCGDLDIVITHPDGKSHIGFLRKYVKHLKDIKFLREDLIFSIHSEEGTDAGVDTYFGLYTYPGRELRHRIDFKVYPRDIYAFGLIAWTGNDVLNRRLRLLADSKGYRLDDTGLFPATQSSSSKRGTKASGSLHFKTEKEVFDFLGFTWLEPHERNL encoded by the exons ATGGCGCCAAAGCGAACGAAGAAGCAATCACCGCCGTCTGACCCTGACGGAATGTTCGCCGGGATGGCAGTCTTTCTGGCCGAAACCGGTGTCCAGCCTCGTCGATTACAA ATATGGAAGCAGAAATTGGAGCAAATGGGGGCTAGCATTGAAGACCGGCTGTCGAAGAAGGTCACTCATGTTTTTGCTATGAATTCAGACTCTCTTCTTAAGCAAATTGGTCGAGAACGTCTCTCCCGCTTCAAAGGA GTTGGAACTTCAGACTCATCATTGCCATATAGCCCAcctgatcaaaaccaaaatattACCGAGATATTTGGGAAACTTATGAACATATATAGAG CACTTGGTGATGATCGGAGGTCTTTCAGCTATTCTAAGGCCATTGCAGTAATTGAGAAGTTGCCCTTCAGAATTGAAAGTGTGGATCAGGTTAAGCACCTACCTGCAATTGGAAAGTCAATGCAGGATCAT ATTCAGGAGATGGTGAATACAGGGAAGCTTTCTAAGTTGGAGCACTTTGAAACAGATGAAAAG GTGCGGACAATAAGCCTATTTGGGGAAGTATGGGGCATTGGTCCAGCCACTGCTCTGAAACTTTACGAGAAAGGACATCGAACTCTGGAAGATCTGAAGAATGAGAAGTCATTAACAAATTCACAGAGGTTAGGGTTGAAATATTTTGATGATATCAAAACAAGGATTCCACGTCATGAG GTACAAGAGATGGAACATCTTTTACAGAATGCTGCAGAAGAAATTTTGCCTGGG GTGATGGTGGTATGTGGAGGATCATACAGGCGTGGAAAAGCCTCTTGTGGGGATCTGGACATTGTCATTACTCATCCTGATGGGAAAAG TCATATAGGCTTTCTTCGAAAATATGTAAAGCATCTGAAGGATATAAAGTTCTTAAGGGAAGATTTGATCTTTAGTATTCACAGTGAAGAG GGTACTGATGCGGGAGTTGATACATATTTTGGTCTTTACACATATCCTGGTCGAGAGCTGCGACATCGTATAGATTTCAAG GTTTATCCAAGGGACATATATGCTTTTGGACTAATAGCTTGGACAGGGAATGATGTGTTAAACAGGAG ACTGAGATTACTTGCGGACTCGAAGGGATACCGACTTGATGATACGGGGCTGTTTCCAGCTACTCAAAGTTCTAGCAGTAAACGG GGGACAAAAGCCAGCGGAAGTTTGCATTTTAAGACGGAAAAAGAAGTGTTTGATTTCCTGGGATTTACTTGGCTTGAACCACATGAGAGGAATCTGTGA
- the LOC131310106 gene encoding DNA polymerase lambda isoform X2, producing MAPKRTKKQSPPSDPDGMFAGMAVFLAETGVQPRRLQIWKQKLEQMGASIEDRLSKKVTHVFAMNSDSLLKQIGRERLSRFKGSILLYKWLEDSLSIGEKVSEAPFVLALKSGAAAASSKKSLEESGSKGADGHDSSDVETSQHKRIRTSPEYHKTVSSEDTASAVNNDAYIGSDDLSAPLVPVNSSPTTPDSLNKTVGTSDSSLPYSPPDQNQNITEIFGKLMNIYRALGDDRRSFSYSKAIAVIEKLPFRIESVDQVKHLPAIGKSMQDHIQEMVNTGKLSKLEHFETDEKVRTISLFGEVWGIGPATALKLYEKGHRTLEDLKNEKSLTNSQRLGLKYFDDIKTRIPRHEVQEMEHLLQNAAEEILPGVMVVCGGSYRRGKASCGDLDIVITHPDGKSHIGFLRKYVKHLKDIKFLREDLIFSIHSEEGTDAGVDTYFGLYTYPGRELRHRIDFKVYPRDIYAFGLIAWTGNDVLNRRLRLLADSKGYRLDDTGLFPATQSSSSKRGTKASGSLHFKTEKEVFDFLGFTWLEPHERNL from the exons ATGGCGCCAAAGCGAACGAAGAAGCAATCACCGCCGTCTGACCCTGACGGAATGTTCGCCGGGATGGCAGTCTTTCTGGCCGAAACCGGTGTCCAGCCTCGTCGATTACAA ATATGGAAGCAGAAATTGGAGCAAATGGGGGCTAGCATTGAAGACCGGCTGTCGAAGAAGGTCACTCATGTTTTTGCTATGAATTCAGACTCTCTTCTTAAGCAAATTGGTCGAGAACGTCTCTCCCGCTTCAAAGGA AGTATTCTACTTTACAAGTGGCTGGAGGACAGTTTGAGTATAGGGGAAAAAGTATCTGAAGCTCCATTTGTCCTAGCACTGAAGTCAGGAGCAGCAGCAGCTTCATCAAAAAAATCTTTGGAGGAAAGTGGTTCTAAAGGTGCTGATGGACATGATTCCAGTGATGTTGAAACGTCCCAACATAAAAGGATCAGAACCTCTCCAGAATACCACAAAACTGTATCTTCAGAAGATACAGCCAGTGCTGTTAATAATGATGCATACATTGGTTCTGATGATTTGTCCGCCCCTCTGGTCCCTGTTAACAGCAGTCCTACTACCCCTGATTCTCTAAATAAaact GTTGGAACTTCAGACTCATCATTGCCATATAGCCCAcctgatcaaaaccaaaatattACCGAGATATTTGGGAAACTTATGAACATATATAGAG CACTTGGTGATGATCGGAGGTCTTTCAGCTATTCTAAGGCCATTGCAGTAATTGAGAAGTTGCCCTTCAGAATTGAAAGTGTGGATCAGGTTAAGCACCTACCTGCAATTGGAAAGTCAATGCAGGATCAT ATTCAGGAGATGGTGAATACAGGGAAGCTTTCTAAGTTGGAGCACTTTGAAACAGATGAAAAG GTGCGGACAATAAGCCTATTTGGGGAAGTATGGGGCATTGGTCCAGCCACTGCTCTGAAACTTTACGAGAAAGGACATCGAACTCTGGAAGATCTGAAGAATGAGAAGTCATTAACAAATTCACAGAGGTTAGGGTTGAAATATTTTGATGATATCAAAACAAGGATTCCACGTCATGAG GTACAAGAGATGGAACATCTTTTACAGAATGCTGCAGAAGAAATTTTGCCTGGG GTGATGGTGGTATGTGGAGGATCATACAGGCGTGGAAAAGCCTCTTGTGGGGATCTGGACATTGTCATTACTCATCCTGATGGGAAAAG TCATATAGGCTTTCTTCGAAAATATGTAAAGCATCTGAAGGATATAAAGTTCTTAAGGGAAGATTTGATCTTTAGTATTCACAGTGAAGAG GGTACTGATGCGGGAGTTGATACATATTTTGGTCTTTACACATATCCTGGTCGAGAGCTGCGACATCGTATAGATTTCAAG GTTTATCCAAGGGACATATATGCTTTTGGACTAATAGCTTGGACAGGGAATGATGTGTTAAACAGGAG ACTGAGATTACTTGCGGACTCGAAGGGATACCGACTTGATGATACGGGGCTGTTTCCAGCTACTCAAAGTTCTAGCAGTAAACGG GGGACAAAAGCCAGCGGAAGTTTGCATTTTAAGACGGAAAAAGAAGTGTTTGATTTCCTGGGATTTACTTGGCTTGAACCACATGAGAGGAATCTGTGA
- the LOC131310106 gene encoding DNA polymerase lambda isoform X1: MAPKRTKKQSPPSDPDGMFAGMAVFLAETGVQPRRLQIWKQKLEQMGASIEDRLSKKVTHVFAMNSDSLLKQIGRERLSRFKGQSILLYKWLEDSLSIGEKVSEAPFVLALKSGAAAASSKKSLEESGSKGADGHDSSDVETSQHKRIRTSPEYHKTVSSEDTASAVNNDAYIGSDDLSAPLVPVNSSPTTPDSLNKTVGTSDSSLPYSPPDQNQNITEIFGKLMNIYRALGDDRRSFSYSKAIAVIEKLPFRIESVDQVKHLPAIGKSMQDHIQEMVNTGKLSKLEHFETDEKVRTISLFGEVWGIGPATALKLYEKGHRTLEDLKNEKSLTNSQRLGLKYFDDIKTRIPRHEVQEMEHLLQNAAEEILPGVMVVCGGSYRRGKASCGDLDIVITHPDGKSHIGFLRKYVKHLKDIKFLREDLIFSIHSEEGTDAGVDTYFGLYTYPGRELRHRIDFKVYPRDIYAFGLIAWTGNDVLNRRLRLLADSKGYRLDDTGLFPATQSSSSKRGTKASGSLHFKTEKEVFDFLGFTWLEPHERNL; the protein is encoded by the exons ATGGCGCCAAAGCGAACGAAGAAGCAATCACCGCCGTCTGACCCTGACGGAATGTTCGCCGGGATGGCAGTCTTTCTGGCCGAAACCGGTGTCCAGCCTCGTCGATTACAA ATATGGAAGCAGAAATTGGAGCAAATGGGGGCTAGCATTGAAGACCGGCTGTCGAAGAAGGTCACTCATGTTTTTGCTATGAATTCAGACTCTCTTCTTAAGCAAATTGGTCGAGAACGTCTCTCCCGCTTCAAAGGA CAGAGTATTCTACTTTACAAGTGGCTGGAGGACAGTTTGAGTATAGGGGAAAAAGTATCTGAAGCTCCATTTGTCCTAGCACTGAAGTCAGGAGCAGCAGCAGCTTCATCAAAAAAATCTTTGGAGGAAAGTGGTTCTAAAGGTGCTGATGGACATGATTCCAGTGATGTTGAAACGTCCCAACATAAAAGGATCAGAACCTCTCCAGAATACCACAAAACTGTATCTTCAGAAGATACAGCCAGTGCTGTTAATAATGATGCATACATTGGTTCTGATGATTTGTCCGCCCCTCTGGTCCCTGTTAACAGCAGTCCTACTACCCCTGATTCTCTAAATAAaact GTTGGAACTTCAGACTCATCATTGCCATATAGCCCAcctgatcaaaaccaaaatattACCGAGATATTTGGGAAACTTATGAACATATATAGAG CACTTGGTGATGATCGGAGGTCTTTCAGCTATTCTAAGGCCATTGCAGTAATTGAGAAGTTGCCCTTCAGAATTGAAAGTGTGGATCAGGTTAAGCACCTACCTGCAATTGGAAAGTCAATGCAGGATCAT ATTCAGGAGATGGTGAATACAGGGAAGCTTTCTAAGTTGGAGCACTTTGAAACAGATGAAAAG GTGCGGACAATAAGCCTATTTGGGGAAGTATGGGGCATTGGTCCAGCCACTGCTCTGAAACTTTACGAGAAAGGACATCGAACTCTGGAAGATCTGAAGAATGAGAAGTCATTAACAAATTCACAGAGGTTAGGGTTGAAATATTTTGATGATATCAAAACAAGGATTCCACGTCATGAG GTACAAGAGATGGAACATCTTTTACAGAATGCTGCAGAAGAAATTTTGCCTGGG GTGATGGTGGTATGTGGAGGATCATACAGGCGTGGAAAAGCCTCTTGTGGGGATCTGGACATTGTCATTACTCATCCTGATGGGAAAAG TCATATAGGCTTTCTTCGAAAATATGTAAAGCATCTGAAGGATATAAAGTTCTTAAGGGAAGATTTGATCTTTAGTATTCACAGTGAAGAG GGTACTGATGCGGGAGTTGATACATATTTTGGTCTTTACACATATCCTGGTCGAGAGCTGCGACATCGTATAGATTTCAAG GTTTATCCAAGGGACATATATGCTTTTGGACTAATAGCTTGGACAGGGAATGATGTGTTAAACAGGAG ACTGAGATTACTTGCGGACTCGAAGGGATACCGACTTGATGATACGGGGCTGTTTCCAGCTACTCAAAGTTCTAGCAGTAAACGG GGGACAAAAGCCAGCGGAAGTTTGCATTTTAAGACGGAAAAAGAAGTGTTTGATTTCCTGGGATTTACTTGGCTTGAACCACATGAGAGGAATCTGTGA
- the LOC131310106 gene encoding DNA polymerase lambda isoform X4, translated as MVREEGGGRTLLFNQFCLSKKKRSILLYKWLEDSLSIGEKVSEAPFVLALKSGAAAASSKKSLEESGSKGADGHDSSDVETSQHKRIRTSPEYHKTVSSEDTASAVNNDAYIGSDDLSAPLVPVNSSPTTPDSLNKTVGTSDSSLPYSPPDQNQNITEIFGKLMNIYRALGDDRRSFSYSKAIAVIEKLPFRIESVDQVKHLPAIGKSMQDHIQEMVNTGKLSKLEHFETDEKVRTISLFGEVWGIGPATALKLYEKGHRTLEDLKNEKSLTNSQRLGLKYFDDIKTRIPRHEVQEMEHLLQNAAEEILPGVMVVCGGSYRRGKASCGDLDIVITHPDGKSHIGFLRKYVKHLKDIKFLREDLIFSIHSEEGTDAGVDTYFGLYTYPGRELRHRIDFKVYPRDIYAFGLIAWTGNDVLNRRLRLLADSKGYRLDDTGLFPATQSSSSKRGTKASGSLHFKTEKEVFDFLGFTWLEPHERNL; from the exons ATGGtgagagaggagggaggagggagAACTCTTTTGTTTAACCAGTTCtgtttgtcaaaaaagaaaagg AGTATTCTACTTTACAAGTGGCTGGAGGACAGTTTGAGTATAGGGGAAAAAGTATCTGAAGCTCCATTTGTCCTAGCACTGAAGTCAGGAGCAGCAGCAGCTTCATCAAAAAAATCTTTGGAGGAAAGTGGTTCTAAAGGTGCTGATGGACATGATTCCAGTGATGTTGAAACGTCCCAACATAAAAGGATCAGAACCTCTCCAGAATACCACAAAACTGTATCTTCAGAAGATACAGCCAGTGCTGTTAATAATGATGCATACATTGGTTCTGATGATTTGTCCGCCCCTCTGGTCCCTGTTAACAGCAGTCCTACTACCCCTGATTCTCTAAATAAaact GTTGGAACTTCAGACTCATCATTGCCATATAGCCCAcctgatcaaaaccaaaatattACCGAGATATTTGGGAAACTTATGAACATATATAGAG CACTTGGTGATGATCGGAGGTCTTTCAGCTATTCTAAGGCCATTGCAGTAATTGAGAAGTTGCCCTTCAGAATTGAAAGTGTGGATCAGGTTAAGCACCTACCTGCAATTGGAAAGTCAATGCAGGATCAT ATTCAGGAGATGGTGAATACAGGGAAGCTTTCTAAGTTGGAGCACTTTGAAACAGATGAAAAG GTGCGGACAATAAGCCTATTTGGGGAAGTATGGGGCATTGGTCCAGCCACTGCTCTGAAACTTTACGAGAAAGGACATCGAACTCTGGAAGATCTGAAGAATGAGAAGTCATTAACAAATTCACAGAGGTTAGGGTTGAAATATTTTGATGATATCAAAACAAGGATTCCACGTCATGAG GTACAAGAGATGGAACATCTTTTACAGAATGCTGCAGAAGAAATTTTGCCTGGG GTGATGGTGGTATGTGGAGGATCATACAGGCGTGGAAAAGCCTCTTGTGGGGATCTGGACATTGTCATTACTCATCCTGATGGGAAAAG TCATATAGGCTTTCTTCGAAAATATGTAAAGCATCTGAAGGATATAAAGTTCTTAAGGGAAGATTTGATCTTTAGTATTCACAGTGAAGAG GGTACTGATGCGGGAGTTGATACATATTTTGGTCTTTACACATATCCTGGTCGAGAGCTGCGACATCGTATAGATTTCAAG GTTTATCCAAGGGACATATATGCTTTTGGACTAATAGCTTGGACAGGGAATGATGTGTTAAACAGGAG ACTGAGATTACTTGCGGACTCGAAGGGATACCGACTTGATGATACGGGGCTGTTTCCAGCTACTCAAAGTTCTAGCAGTAAACGG GGGACAAAAGCCAGCGGAAGTTTGCATTTTAAGACGGAAAAAGAAGTGTTTGATTTCCTGGGATTTACTTGGCTTGAACCACATGAGAGGAATCTGTGA